The proteins below are encoded in one region of Drosophila santomea strain STO CAGO 1482 chromosome 3R, Prin_Dsan_1.1, whole genome shotgun sequence:
- the LOC120453545 gene encoding mediator of RNA polymerase II transcription subunit 15 isoform X1, whose translation MDKMTVAQKNAYLEAHMAVQQQMAQAAIQFKQQQTSQQQNSPTANNNNNSQNNGNMQQQQQQQQQQQQQQQQQQQQQQQQHYAATIKVPQISSSSVAAAAAGESTFTVPDDGMGFEGGVRVLQSLGTWSAAEQLTYNIPKPNLIPFTEPYVEGGSMHPASRLKALQQVQQASSGVRKTNPSKSTNKAFECTVCGKGLARKDKLTIHMRIHTGEKPYICEVCNKAFARRDKLVIHMNKFKHVTPTNIAPLGKRLNNMVKKKEQPDPPPEDNKQSLELQLQQQAVQVAAQNIIVQSAQGAPTSIPGIIIPHHQQQLSWTCELCGRMFSSRDEWSIHAKSHLEY comes from the exons ATGGATAAGATGACGGTGGCCCAGAAGAACGCATATCTCGAGGCGCACATGGCGGTGCAGCAGCAGATGGCCCAGGCGGCCATTCAGttcaagcagcagcagacgtCCCAGCAACAGAACTCCCCTacggccaacaacaacaacaacagccagaACAACGGCaacatgcagcagcaacagcagcagcagcagcaacaacagcagcagcaacagcagcagcagcaacaacagcaacagcagcactaTGCGGCCACCATCAAGGTGCCACAGATCAGTTCCTCCAGTGTGGCAGCTGCGGCGGCGGGGGAGAGCACCTTCACCGTTCCGGACGACGGAATGGGATTCGAGGGCGGAGTGCGGGTGCTGCAGAGCCTGGGCACCTGGTCGGCGGCCGAGCAACTGACCTACAACATACCCAAGCCCAACCTCATCCCCTTCACAGAGCCGTACGTCGAGGGGGGCTCCATGCATCCCGCCAGTCGACTCAAGGCCCTGCAACAGGTGCAACAGGCATCCTCGGGGGTGCGCAAGACAAATCCCTCAAAGT CCACCAACAAGGCATTCGAGTGCACGGTCTGCGGCAAAGGACTCGCCCGCAAGGACAAGCTGACCATCCACATGCGCATCCACACCGGCGAGAAGCCCTATATTTGTGAA GTGTGCAATAAGGCGTTCGCCAGGCGGGACAAGCTGGTGATCCACATGAACAAGTTCAAGCACGTGACGCCCACGAACATTGCGCCACTGGGCAAGCGATTGAACAACATGGTGAAGAAGAAGGAGCAGCCGGATCCGCCGCCGGAGGACAACAAGCAGAGcctggagctgcagctgcagcagcaggcggtCCAGGTGGCCGCCCAGAACATAATAGTGCAATCCGCTCAGGGAGCGCCGACGTCGATTCCCGGTATCATCATACcgcaccatcagcagcagttgTCCTGGACGTGCGAGCTGTGCGGCAGGATGTTCTCGAGTCGGGACGAGTGGTCCATTCACGCCAAGAGTCATCTGGAG TATTGA
- the LOC120453431 gene encoding uncharacterized protein LOC120453431 produces MLNGKFYTGLPPKMVERQAVKVCNRQESHFFWPDDSRADSAVETRTKRRNSQQLERPVDRITSNQNAADEVDTRRMFHKEFASSSIQFYDNLQSNPGSKPSLARGLRREITPKLTEVRAQEADSKPENTGSRRQQAYSSKIQFYDYVNEADNVPQNNARRPHMDFNDKREVELNSKNSPKLQVKRNVRSFSVDLEPKVTKKPLNDSPEWRRPRPLPLPLPKRILKQTAQEQDPYDQVESRVRRLQLTRSPGLPKKHVTYNEEAAEYAYYDDRRDREDRQEWQEPSYESRPRQQPNMPTGSRQQPQQYQHQRSFMETSRIKPLNNNNNYEAHGGGRKILPKSPHNQSAVGGNTQSNDEDPPVPSDPRKHLRSSLCFSGDALMVGGTPSQSPSAAQARRSSAGQRVSVGLPD; encoded by the coding sequence ATGCTGAACGGAAAATTCTACACGGGCCTGCCGCCCAAAATGGTGGAGCGCCAGGCGGTGAAGGTGTGCAATCGCCAGGAGTCGCACTTCTTCTGGCCAGACGATTCTCGAGCGGATTCCGCGGTGGAAACGCGAACCAAGAGGAGAAACAGCCAGCAACTGGAGAGGCCTGTGGACAGGATTACCTCCAATCAGAATGCAGCCGATGAGGTGGACACACGGCGCATGTTCCACAAGGAGTTTGCCAGCTCATCCATACAGTTCTACGACAATCTGCAGTCCAATCCTGGAAGTAAGCCTTCCCTGGCCAGGGGCTTACGCAGGGAAATAACTCCAAAACTCACTGAAGTGAGAGCCCAGGAAGCGGATAGCAAACCTGAGAACACTGGCAGTCGTCGCCAGCAGGCTTACAGCTCCAAGATCCAATTCTACGATTACGTAAACGAGGCGGACAATGTGCCCCAAAATAATGCCAGGAGACCGCACATGGACTTCAATGACAAGCGCGAAGTGGAGCTGAACTCCAAGAACAGTCCCAAGCTGCAGGTCAAAAGAAATGTGCGCAGTTTCAGCGTCGATCTGGAGCCCAAGGTCACCAAGAAACCATTGAACGACAGTCCCGAGTGGCggcgaccacgcccactgccactgccactgcccaAAAGGATACTCAAGCAAACGGCACAGGAGCAGGATCCCTACGATCAGGTGGAAAGTCGCGTCCGCAGATTGCAGCTAACCAGAAGTCCAGGATTGCCCAAGAAGCATGTGACCTACAACGAGGAGGCAGCGGAGTACGCCTACTACGACGATCGGCGGGATCGGGAGGATAGGCAGGAATGGCAGGAGCCCAGCTACGAAAGTCGCCCCCGTCAGCAGCCAAATATGCCGACAGGAAGTCGCCAGCAGCCACAGCAATATCAACATCAACGCTCTTTTATGGAAACCAGTCGAATCAAGccattaaataataacaataattacGAGGCCCACGGCGGTGGTAGGAAAATCTTGCCAAAATCGCCACACAACCAATCCGCGGTGGGGGGAAACACGCAGAGTAACGATGAGGATCCGCCCGTGCCCTCCGACCCCCGCAAACACCTGCGCAGCAGCCTCTGCTTCAGCGGCGACGCTCTGATGGTGGGCGGTACGCCGTCGCAGTCGCCGTCCGCTGCGCAGGCGCGGCGCAGCTCAGCGGGGCAGAGGGTGAGCGTGGGTCTGCCGGACTGA
- the LOC120453545 gene encoding alpha-protein kinase 1 isoform X2, producing MDKMTVAQKNAYLEAHMAVQQQMAQAAIQFKQQQTSQQQNSPTANNNNNSQNNGNMQQQQQQQQQQQQQQQQQQQQQQQQHYAATIKVPQISSSSVAAAAAGESTFTVPDDGMGFEGGVRVLQSLGTWSAAEQLTYNIPKPNLIPFTEPYVEGGSMHPASRLKALQQVQQASSGVRKTNPSKSTNKAFECTVCGKGLARKDKLTIHMRIHTGEKPYICEVCNKAFARRDKLVIHMNKFKHVTPTNIAPLGKRLNNMVKKKEQPDPPPEDNKQSLELQLQQQAVQVAAQNIIVQSAQGAPTSIPGIIIPHHQQQLSWTCELCGRMFSSRDEWSIHAKSHLEPERLVAESTKPAAAAAGVIAKTSNSNSNNSRNYQMDANQNQIQMEAQARKQKIIIQNQMILNASHQQQQQQQQQQQQPQQHPQQQQHQQQQQHVAHGKKAARKHQQHLQQQQQQQQQQQQQQQQQQQQTSAPMYNNNSSSNHNGTNQSQEVSVPVSHIIANSPTAATYMQAQLSEHASNMQHGMPIVTYNGNQYCVITRAPDLDVEAMQKPLDYGHAAGGATNIIVMSPMQLLPPQQQQQQ from the exons ATGGATAAGATGACGGTGGCCCAGAAGAACGCATATCTCGAGGCGCACATGGCGGTGCAGCAGCAGATGGCCCAGGCGGCCATTCAGttcaagcagcagcagacgtCCCAGCAACAGAACTCCCCTacggccaacaacaacaacaacagccagaACAACGGCaacatgcagcagcaacagcagcagcagcagcaacaacagcagcagcaacagcagcagcagcaacaacagcaacagcagcactaTGCGGCCACCATCAAGGTGCCACAGATCAGTTCCTCCAGTGTGGCAGCTGCGGCGGCGGGGGAGAGCACCTTCACCGTTCCGGACGACGGAATGGGATTCGAGGGCGGAGTGCGGGTGCTGCAGAGCCTGGGCACCTGGTCGGCGGCCGAGCAACTGACCTACAACATACCCAAGCCCAACCTCATCCCCTTCACAGAGCCGTACGTCGAGGGGGGCTCCATGCATCCCGCCAGTCGACTCAAGGCCCTGCAACAGGTGCAACAGGCATCCTCGGGGGTGCGCAAGACAAATCCCTCAAAGT CCACCAACAAGGCATTCGAGTGCACGGTCTGCGGCAAAGGACTCGCCCGCAAGGACAAGCTGACCATCCACATGCGCATCCACACCGGCGAGAAGCCCTATATTTGTGAA GTGTGCAATAAGGCGTTCGCCAGGCGGGACAAGCTGGTGATCCACATGAACAAGTTCAAGCACGTGACGCCCACGAACATTGCGCCACTGGGCAAGCGATTGAACAACATGGTGAAGAAGAAGGAGCAGCCGGATCCGCCGCCGGAGGACAACAAGCAGAGcctggagctgcagctgcagcagcaggcggtCCAGGTGGCCGCCCAGAACATAATAGTGCAATCCGCTCAGGGAGCGCCGACGTCGATTCCCGGTATCATCATACcgcaccatcagcagcagttgTCCTGGACGTGCGAGCTGTGCGGCAGGATGTTCTCGAGTCGGGACGAGTGGTCCATTCACGCCAAGAGTCATCTGGAG CCGGAACGGCTAGTCGCAGAGTCAAcaaaaccagcagcagcggcggcaggaGTCATTGCTAagaccagcaacagcaacagcaacaacagtcgCAACTACCAAATGGATGCTAATCAAAACCAAATTCAGATGGAGGCCCAAGCACGAAAGCAGAAGATAATCATTCAAAACCAGATGATACTCAATGccagccaccagcagcaacagcagcagcagcaacagcagcagcagccgcagcaacatccgcaacagcagcagcaccaacagcagcagcaacacgtGGCACACGGAAAGAAGGCAGCCAGAAAACACCAGcaacatctgcagcagcaacagcagcagcagcagcaacagcaacagcagcagcagcagcagcaacaacagaccAGTGCGCCTATGTACAATAACAATAGTAGTAGCAACCACAACGGCACCAACCAGAGCCAAGAA GTGTCGGTGCCGGTGTCGCACATCATTGCCAATTCGCCGACGGCCGCCACCTACATGCAGGCCCAGCTGAGCGAGCACGCCAGCAACATGCAGCACGGCATGCCCATTGTCACGTACAATGGGAACCAGTACTGCGTGATCACCCGGGCCCCGGATCTGGATGTGGAGGCGATGCAGAAGCCCCTGGACTATGGCCACGCCGCCGGAGGAGCCACCAACATAATAGTGATGTCGCCGATGCAACTGCTGCccccgcagcagcagcaacagcagtaa